From the Brachyhypopomus gauderio isolate BG-103 chromosome 5, BGAUD_0.2, whole genome shotgun sequence genome, one window contains:
- the mansc4 gene encoding uncharacterized protein mansc4 encodes MRLLNNRAMIVTWSLLFILNVICQAESKCSPTSYYKNCWIRRFPGLYIDINASQHTAARLLHLYREDSAPKCSRACCLTRNFSCNMAVYHYNTTQDTVNCFHLHCPTLDSCVLRQRGDVILYNVTQGVDPDLLVFGKYLTSNARVLPQEVSPRPNASEPIAPDKRHFNRPHVAATTGRPPTNASSTPPSATATPRPSGLPLFTRSSVSAPPTQDTWDALPASPVGLSSTTQKRSTQAIPTHDITNTSPHLTTNASARRTSTAPPSSTQILQVLRTSTAPQTSTQHSSIIFSTQTGSASPPQLTSTAVPVVSTLPTSDLPALSQHASPVTTTWAPSTANTTNETTSTNVSAWTDLSTSRNLRDKVTTTTTQFASAQVSSTDATSAHTTVVTAEHSSTFEPSTPHFPTTVKTLPPYVTTQPNMQNYTSKSTQSQEKERSYTTTTWPYTELTSTLSPVPPPTEDVNQSPTTDGLPQVFNTSNTTATDYSMNPFTPTASTTPSLPASVTNNILNTSLTPQNSMEESQPHPNDTKGYISRNITTGDRPHPGADEGLTPAWHLAANTILVALATCGTVAFGCCCSVLMAVSWRGRRQRKGRYQTSLRGKRGSMQLIKYVIVRESFPKTGSVL; translated from the exons ATGAGACTTTTAAACAATCGCGCAATGATTGTTACATGGAGTTTACTATTCATTTTAAACGTCATTTGTCAGGCAGAATCCAAGTGCTCTCCGACGTCGTACTATAAGAACTGCTGGATCCGCCGCTTCCCGGGACTCTACATCGACATTAACGCGTCCCAGCACACAGCCGCTCGACTCCTGCACCTTTATCGAGAGGACAGTGCACCAAAATGCAGCCGTGCTTGCTGCCTTACCCGAAATT TCTCCTGTAACATGGCTGTATATCATTACAACACCACTCAAGACACCGTCAACTGTTTTCATCTGCACTGCCCAACACTGGACAGCTGCGTCTTGCGCCAAAGGGGTGATGTCATCCTCTACAATGTTACTCAAG GCGTTGATCCTGACCTCCTGGTGTTTGGGAAGTATTTGACGTCTAATGCGCGTGTGCTGCCTCAGGAGGTGTCACCGAGGCCTAATGCCTCCGAGCCCATCGCGCCTGATAAACGTCATTTCAACAGGCCACACGTGGCAGCCACCACTGGCCGCCCTCCTACTAATGCCTCCAGCACACCTCCCTCAGCCACAGCCACACCCCGTCCATCCGGCCTGCCTCTCTTTACCCGTTCCTCAGTCTCTGCTCCTCCTACCCAGGACACCTGGGATGCCCTTCCTGCCTCTCCTGTAGGGTTGAGTTCCACAACCCAGAAGAGGTCCACTCAAGCGATTCCTACTCATGATATCACCAACACATCCCCACATCTTACTACCAACGCTTCGGCCAGACGGACCTCCACAGCTCCGCCAAGTTCTACTCAAATTCTACAGGTTCTACGGACATCCACAGCTCCACAAACATCTACTCAGCACTCTTCTATCAtcttttccactcaaacaggtTCAGCATCTCCTCCCCAGCTCACGTCCACCGCAGTTCCAGTGGTCTCCACTTTGCCCACATCCGACTTACCAGCCCTGTCCCAACATGCCTCTCCTGTAACCACAACATGGGCTCCCAGCACAGCAAATACCACCAATGAAACCACATCCACTAATGTCAGTGCTTGGACAGATTTATCTACCAGTAGAAACCTCAGAGATAAAGTTACAACCACAACTACACAATTTGCTAGTGCTCAGGTAAGCTCTACAGATGCAACTTCAGCGCACACTACAGTTGTTACTGCTGAGCACAGCTCTACATTTGAACCGTCAACACCACACTTTCCTACTACAGTCAAAACGTTGCCTCCATACGTAACTACACAACCAAATATGCAAAACTATACATCTAAGAGTACACAATcacaagaaaaagaaagaagctACACAACTACAACTTGGCCTTATACTGAGCTGACCAGCACCCTATCACCAGTACCTCCCCCAACAGAAGATGTTAATCAGTCCCCAACAACAGATGGCCTACCTCAAGTGTTTAACACAAGCAACACCACTGCCACTGACTACTCAATGAACCCTTTCACACCAACAGCCTCAACCACACCAAGCTTACCTGCTTCAGTGACCAACAATATCTTAAACACTTCCCTGACACCACAAAACAGCATGGAAGAGAGCCAGCCACACCCCAATGACACAAAAGGATATATCAGCCGGAACATCACAACAGGTGACCGCCCACATCCTGGAGCTGACGAAGGCTTAACACCAGCATGGCACCTTGCAGCAAACACCATATTGGTAGCGTTGGCAACATGTGGAACCGTGGCTTTTGGCTGTTGTTGTTCAGTGTTAATGGCGGTGAGTTGGAGGGGGCGGAGGCAGAGGAAGGGAAGATACCAGACCAGTCTGAGAGGAAAGAGAGGCTCAATGCAGCTAATCAAATACGTCATTGTAAGAGAGAGTTTTCCTAAAACAGGTTCCGTTTTGTAG